A part of Nerophis lumbriciformis linkage group LG25, RoL_Nlum_v2.1, whole genome shotgun sequence genomic DNA contains:
- the fgfbp1b gene encoding fibroblast growth factor-binding protein 1 codes for MLKTLLTLMYLLVLASGVKRHGPGASPSVAGGGRFHLQGTMNCTWVARESDPDSVRVSVKCEDPVARVQGGETDMECAYDGKPQICPAYRSDPKGFWRQMGRSFKKLGADMCKDENAQVRASMCKRAPRDAHFKLDIGSSVIGAQSGGMDLPPSAPLLPTPCPETRRRAEEYCSSSLANVCAFFLMMMQNDDC; via the coding sequence ATGCTGAAGACTCTGCTGACGCTCATGTACCTCCTGGTTCTGGCCTCCGGGGTCAAGAGACACGGCCCTGGGGCATCTCCGTCGGTGGCCGGCGGGGGGAGGTTCCACCTCCAGGGCACCATGAACTGCACCTGGGTGGCCCGGGAGAGCGACCCAGACTCTGTGAGGGTGTCGGTGAAGTGCGAGGACCCTGTGGCGCGTGTCCAAGGCGGGGAGACCGACATGGAGTGCGCCTACGACGGCAAGCCGCAGATCTGCCCGGCCTACCGCTCCGACCCCAAGGGCTTCTGGAGGCAGATGGGGCGCTCCTTCAAGAAGCTCGGGGCGGACATGTGCAAGGATGAGAATGCGCAGGTGAGGGCGAGCATGTGCAAGCGAGCTCCCCGCGACGCTCACTTCAAGCTGGACATCGGGAGCTCTGTCATCGGCGCACAGTCCGGAGGTATGGATCTCCCGCCCTCCGCCCCGCTCCTACCCACGCCCTGCCCTGAGACCAGGAGGCGGGCGGAGGAGTACTGCAGCAGCTCCTTGGCCAACGTGTGCGCCTTCTTTTTGATGATGATGCAGAATGACGACTGTTAG
- the fgfbp2b gene encoding fibroblast growth factor-binding protein 2b, giving the protein MKPRALLLLLAAVVCVSNAQTNNSVNDNNKQRSIWDEPIRFSTKSKDSCTMVVSGAGDYTRLRVTCKGPSQGQTAGRSYYCDFQGKPNLCRAYSLNPRHYFTQMMWDLRKLSHACQGAKIYRPSMCKKHPDEVQMSFLAAWPRTASPKPSKPVQESPRKPAAPAQAKPAATQKPVRPQPVKPQPGKIPQTKKTTPKPAKTTARPSEVPESKSSRMASEYCWKSFHGICSYVIGWFQN; this is encoded by the coding sequence ATGAAGCCCCGAGCACTTCTCCTCCTGCTGGCGGCCGTCGTTTGCGTGTCCAACGCTCAGACGAACAACAGCGTCAACGACAACAACAAGCAACGTAGCATTTGGGACGAGCCCATCCGCTTCAGCACCAAGTCCAAGGATTCGTGCACCATGGTGGTGTCGGGGGCCGGGGACTACACCCGCCTGCGTGTGACCTGCAAAGGTCCCAGCCAGGGTCAGACGGCGGGGCGTTCCTACTACTGCGACTTCCAGGGGAAGCCCAACCTGTGCCGCGCCTACAGCCTCAACCCTCGCCACTACTTCACCCAGATGATGTGGGACCTCAGGAAACTCAGCCACGCCTGCCAGGGCGCCAAAATCTACCGGCCGTCGATGTGCAAGAAACACCCCGACGAGGTCCAGATGAGCTTCCTGGCCGCCTGGCCCAGGACCGCCAGCCCAAAACCCTCCAAGCCCGTCCAGGAGTCGCCGCGCAAACCGGCGGCACCCGCCCAGGCCAAGCCCGCCGCTACCCAGAAGCCAGTCAGACCTCAGCCCGTCAAGCCCCAGCCGGGAAAGATCCCCCAGACCAAGAAGACCACCCCCAAGCCTGCAAAGACCACCGCACGTCCCAGCGAGGTGCCTGAATCCAAATCTTCCCGCATGGCCTCGGAGTACTGCTGGAAGAGCTTCCACGGCATCTGCTCCTACGTCATTGGCTGGTTCCAGAACTAA